A window of Desulforamulus hydrothermalis Lam5 = DSM 18033 contains these coding sequences:
- a CDS encoding response regulator translates to MSNNVDVLIIDDQPGVRRLLLEALAEEGLAVKAAGSGAEGLQMLAACRPYLVLLDMKMPGMNGVETLQEIRRHDMTLPVVMMSAYGDLEVMEQTRHLEVTHYLSKPFDLDEVRLLVRTVLAERLPVKGRQADIG, encoded by the coding sequence ATGAGTAACAACGTTGATGTGCTTATTATTGACGACCAGCCGGGCGTCAGGCGATTGCTGTTGGAAGCGCTGGCGGAGGAAGGATTGGCCGTTAAAGCAGCCGGCAGCGGGGCAGAGGGCCTGCAAATGCTGGCCGCCTGCCGGCCTTACCTGGTGCTGCTGGACATGAAAATGCCCGGCATGAACGGGGTGGAAACCCTGCAGGAAATACGCAGGCATGACATGACTTTACCGGTGGTGATGATGTCTGCTTACGGCGACCTGGAGGTGATGGAGCAAACCAGGCATCTGGAAGTGACGCATTATCTTAGCAAGCCCTTTGACTTAGACGAAGTGCGGCTGCTGGTCAGGACAGTCCTGGCCGAACGCCTGCCCGTTAAAGGGCGGCAGGCTGATATTGGCTGA
- a CDS encoding Yip1 family protein encodes MSEIKDHLAENTGGGRLTPAPEAEQAASPPAAAAEPAQAPPAPPEPPLKYYEIIYGVLFDPVPTMRRLAANPPLGAAFVIVILLALAGMLASLYIYARSGAPELGGALGLPWQQHPAAARALRAAAPVLALLGAVFYFVKWFFYSALLHLLAEFYGGRGRARTVFVIYGLAGLPEVFLIPLNVLTALAAPAQAALLNTLGNLVTLVWGTVLLTIGLREAHRISTGRALAVIVTPVLAVLALALVTLVALAGTLSALLPATW; translated from the coding sequence ATGAGCGAAATCAAAGATCACCTGGCAGAAAACACAGGCGGTGGCCGGCTGACCCCGGCCCCGGAAGCAGAGCAGGCTGCCTCGCCGCCGGCTGCGGCGGCAGAACCGGCCCAAGCCCCGCCGGCCCCTCCCGAGCCGCCGCTCAAATACTATGAAATTATTTACGGCGTTTTGTTTGACCCGGTGCCTACCATGCGGCGGCTGGCAGCCAACCCGCCCCTGGGGGCTGCCTTTGTCATTGTTATCCTGCTGGCCCTGGCGGGCATGCTGGCCAGCCTGTATATTTATGCCCGCAGCGGCGCCCCGGAATTAGGCGGCGCCCTGGGGCTGCCCTGGCAGCAGCACCCGGCGGCAGCCCGGGCCCTGCGGGCGGCGGCCCCGGTGCTGGCCCTGCTGGGGGCGGTCTTTTACTTCGTTAAGTGGTTTTTCTACAGTGCCCTGCTGCACCTGCTGGCGGAATTTTACGGCGGCCGGGGCCGGGCCCGCACCGTTTTTGTCATTTACGGCCTGGCCGGCCTGCCGGAAGTATTTTTAATCCCCCTTAACGTGCTGACCGCCCTGGCGGCACCCGCCCAGGCGGCGCTGCTCAACACCCTGGGCAACCTGGTTACACTGGTTTGGGGAACCGTTTTACTGACCATCGGCCTGCGGGAAGCCCACCGGATAAGCACCGGGCGGGCCCTGGCAGTGATTGTCACGCCGGTTTTGGCCGTGCTGGCCCTGGCCCTGGTTACCCTGGTGGCACTGGCCGGCACCCTGTCCGCCTTGCTGCCTGCCACCTGGTAG